From one Prochlorococcus marinus str. MIT 0912 genomic stretch:
- the cobO gene encoding cob(I)yrinic acid a,c-diamide adenosyltransferase: MNNKISKEDSRLNNLDKSAEKIGMGGNLIQNITEEKYRERMKKRKEVQEQRLKERNKEKGLIIINTGNGKGKTTAALGMVLRTLGHNHQVAIIQFIKGGWEPGESLALRIFEDKVKFHACGEGFTWETQDRNKDINLVKSSWRKALFYIKDPNYKLIILDEIIVAIKLGYIDEDEIINGINLRPDLTHVVLTGRGASKKLIESADLVTEMKLIHHPFREQAVKAQKGIEY; encoded by the coding sequence ATGAACAATAAGATTTCCAAAGAAGATTCAAGACTAAATAACCTAGATAAGAGTGCAGAGAAAATAGGGATGGGTGGTAATTTAATACAAAATATTACCGAAGAAAAATATCGCGAAAGGATGAAAAAAAGGAAAGAAGTTCAAGAACAAAGATTAAAAGAAAGAAATAAAGAAAAAGGCCTTATAATAATTAATACTGGTAATGGGAAAGGTAAAACTACAGCAGCTCTTGGGATGGTATTAAGAACTCTTGGTCATAACCATCAAGTTGCAATAATTCAATTTATAAAAGGGGGATGGGAACCAGGAGAGTCATTAGCCTTGAGAATATTTGAGGATAAAGTAAAGTTCCATGCCTGTGGGGAAGGGTTCACATGGGAAACACAAGATAGAAATAAAGATATAAATTTAGTTAAGTCAAGTTGGAGAAAAGCATTATTTTATATCAAAGACCCAAATTATAAACTTATAATTTTAGATGAGATTATTGTTGCAATCAAACTTGGATATATAGATGAAGATGAAATTATAAATGGCATAAATTTACGCCCCGATTTAACACATGTAGTATTAACTGGAAGAGGAGCTTCAAAAAAATTAATCGAATCAGCTGACCTTGTAACAGAAATGAAATTAATCCACCATCCGTTTAGAGAGCAGGCAGTAAAAGCACAAAAGGGAATTGAATATTAA
- the frr gene encoding ribosome recycling factor, with the protein MSNQELKTTMSKSVEAAQRNFNTIRTGRANTSLLDRVSVEYYGADTPLKSLATITTPDSQTIAIQPFDLGSLASIEKSIATSDLGFTPNNDGKIIRINVPPLTEERRKEFCKLASKYAEEGKVALRNIRRDAIERVKKAEKDGDLSEDQSRDEQEIIQKETDNFIKDIEKKLSEKEAEILKV; encoded by the coding sequence ATGTCAAACCAAGAACTTAAAACCACAATGAGCAAATCTGTTGAAGCAGCTCAGAGGAATTTCAATACTATTAGGACAGGGAGAGCAAATACGTCTTTATTAGATAGAGTTTCAGTCGAATACTACGGAGCTGACACTCCTCTTAAGTCACTTGCGACTATCACTACTCCTGACTCTCAAACGATAGCAATTCAACCCTTCGACTTGGGCTCATTAGCTTCAATTGAAAAATCGATTGCTACAAGTGATCTAGGTTTCACTCCAAATAATGATGGCAAAATAATTCGTATCAATGTGCCTCCCTTAACTGAAGAGCGTAGAAAAGAATTTTGTAAACTCGCATCCAAATATGCAGAGGAAGGTAAAGTTGCCCTAAGGAATATACGGCGTGATGCAATAGAGAGAGTCAAGAAAGCTGAGAAGGATGGTGATCTTTCTGAAGATCAAAGCAGAGATGAACAAGAAATAATTCAGAAGGAGACGGATAATTTTATTAAAGATATTGAAAAAAAACTTTCAGAAAAAGAAGCTGAGATTTTAAAAGTTTGA
- a CDS encoding dihydroorotase — MTSSYLFENIQILENAGSSLKRETVLIKNGVLKAFGRKALQNAELLGIKPQKAKNMLIAPCLVDPHSFLESPFNGKEENIYSLIEKATFSGYGQLGILPRSDSWRDQIESIIALKTIKSDVLIHLWGGFSLGGEGVALSKHSELLQNGAIGLSDDDFMPPIELLKKGFSLGEMKNYPVLFAPRDKTLQAGGMSRESVYTLRAGWPPDPVESEIIPLIQLLELHKQYPEIAVRLMNISTADGVSILKNASSNPMATILWWHLVNDNSSLSPFDIGWSVTPSLGSPRDRASLIQGLKDDVLTAISVHSTPIDDSETKLPANKRKKGISCYNLVLPLLWDQLIRKSGWEVEKLWKKISFGPSKFLNQAEEKLSLNSNRWLLFDPDKEWYQSNEEKHLTSATNQPIKDKKIIGKVIDCGLINQACQND, encoded by the coding sequence ATGACTAGTAGTTATTTGTTTGAAAATATTCAAATACTTGAAAATGCTGGATCATCTTTAAAGAGGGAAACTGTTTTAATCAAAAATGGTGTGCTTAAAGCATTTGGCCGCAAGGCACTTCAAAATGCAGAACTTTTAGGGATCAAGCCTCAAAAAGCTAAAAATATGCTTATTGCACCTTGCCTTGTTGACCCTCATTCATTTTTGGAATCCCCCTTTAATGGTAAGGAAGAGAATATCTATTCACTAATAGAAAAAGCAACATTTTCTGGATATGGTCAATTAGGTATTCTTCCTAGATCTGATTCATGGAGAGATCAAATCGAGTCGATTATAGCTTTAAAGACTATCAAAAGTGATGTTTTAATACACTTATGGGGAGGTTTTAGCCTGGGTGGGGAGGGAGTTGCTCTGTCTAAACATTCTGAACTACTACAAAATGGAGCCATTGGTTTAAGTGATGACGATTTCATGCCTCCCATAGAGCTTCTTAAAAAAGGTTTTTCACTTGGAGAAATGAAGAATTACCCTGTATTATTTGCACCAAGAGATAAAACACTACAAGCTGGAGGAATGTCTAGAGAAAGTGTTTATACACTTAGAGCAGGCTGGCCCCCTGATCCAGTTGAAAGCGAAATTATTCCTTTAATCCAATTACTTGAGCTTCATAAGCAATACCCTGAAATTGCAGTAAGGTTAATGAATATTTCTACAGCTGATGGCGTCTCAATTCTTAAAAATGCATCCTCTAATCCAATGGCAACCATCTTATGGTGGCATTTAGTCAATGACAACTCCAGTCTTTCCCCTTTTGATATTGGATGGAGCGTAACACCTTCATTAGGGTCCCCCAGAGATAGAGCCTCACTTATACAAGGTTTAAAGGATGATGTTTTAACAGCAATATCTGTTCATTCCACTCCTATAGACGACTCTGAGACTAAACTTCCTGCAAATAAAAGAAAAAAAGGGATTAGTTGCTATAACCTTGTTCTACCTCTTCTCTGGGATCAATTAATAAGAAAGTCAGGGTGGGAAGTGGAAAAATTATGGAAAAAAATTAGTTTTGGTCCATCAAAATTCCTAAACCAAGCTGAGGAAAAATTAAGTTTAAATAGTAATCGCTGGTTACTATTTGATCCTGACAAAGAATGGTACCAATCTAATGAAGAAAAACATTTAACTTCAGCAACTAATCAACCTATCAAAGACAAAAAAATAATTGGGAAAGTTATAGATTGTGGACTTATTAATCAAGCTTGCCAAAACGACTGA
- a CDS encoding transaldolase yields MESLLNQLSSMTVVVADTGDLEAIKKFHPRDATTNPSLILAAAQIPAYQNLIDQALATSREMLGASASNTNVVKEALDELCVVFGKEILKLIPGRVSTEVDARLSFDTDATIAKARKIIAKYNQDGISNDRVLIKIASTWEGIKAAEVLEKENIHCNLTLLFNFYQAVACAEAGVTLISPFVGRILDWYKSATGRDSYPATEDPGVVSVTKIFNYFKSNGYKTEVMGASFRNIEEITELAGCDLLTISPKLLQQLNQTYLDLPIKLNAQKPLLVEETIHLDQTSFELMMAGDKMATEKLNEGINGFSEAIDKLENQLNERLEFIEKGIALTI; encoded by the coding sequence ATGGAATCCCTTCTTAATCAGTTATCTTCGATGACTGTAGTGGTGGCTGATACTGGTGATCTTGAAGCGATCAAAAAATTTCATCCCAGAGATGCTACAACAAATCCTTCTTTAATTCTTGCGGCCGCACAAATTCCTGCTTATCAAAATTTGATTGATCAAGCACTTGCTACTTCAAGAGAAATGCTAGGAGCCAGTGCCTCTAATACTAATGTGGTTAAGGAAGCTTTAGATGAACTTTGTGTGGTCTTTGGTAAAGAGATTTTGAAGTTAATTCCTGGCCGTGTTTCAACAGAAGTTGATGCAAGGCTGAGTTTTGATACTGATGCCACTATTGCAAAAGCAAGAAAAATAATTGCTAAATATAATCAAGATGGTATTTCTAATGACCGGGTTTTAATCAAAATTGCTTCTACATGGGAAGGAATAAAAGCTGCTGAGGTATTAGAAAAAGAGAATATACATTGCAATTTAACTTTATTGTTTAATTTTTATCAAGCAGTTGCTTGTGCTGAGGCAGGTGTAACGCTTATTTCACCCTTTGTTGGAAGGATTTTAGATTGGTATAAATCTGCTACAGGAAGAGATTCTTATCCGGCAACTGAAGATCCAGGTGTGGTTTCTGTTACTAAAATATTTAATTATTTCAAGTCGAATGGTTATAAGACAGAGGTTATGGGAGCAAGTTTCAGAAATATAGAGGAAATAACTGAGCTTGCAGGATGTGATTTATTAACAATTTCTCCTAAATTACTTCAGCAACTTAATCAAACATATTTGGACTTGCCAATTAAGTTAAACGCACAAAAACCTTTATTAGTTGAAGAGACAATTCATCTAGATCAGACATCTTTTGAACTAATGATGGCTGGAGACAAAATGGCTACGGAAAAACTTAATGAAGGAATTAACGGTTTTAGTGAAGCAATTGATAAATTAGAAAATCAATTGAACGAAAGACTTGAGTTTATTGAAAAAGGAATTGCCCTAACTATTTGA
- a CDS encoding histidine phosphatase family protein, translated as MTLRLIFVRHGLSSFNKEGRIQGRNDLSTLTKEGQLQAEAAGKTISSIPIDAIYSSPLQRASETTKIIIKQLKDDLHATYTDELLEVDLGPWSGLTKNELKDRFPEELSVWQKNPKELTINREDGTKFQPIKELLHQAETFLKNLFNSHLGSNKTIVIVAHNAILRCLILKLINEPSKGFKRLKLDNSSISICNVTFNDWRDRQVQIQCLNNIAHLYPSIPQKSSKKRIILVRHGETDWNKQGRFQGQIDIPLNKNGKAQAKAASVFLKNTIIKKAFSSSLSRPKETAQIILNEHPGIEISVKDNLKEIGHGKWEGKLESEIKSDWPDLLKTWKISPERVQMPEGENIKEVSARSITGWNEIRKDLKNGETALVVAHDAVNKTILCHLLGLMPSEIWMIKQGNGGITVIDLSEKEGQPDTIICLNITSHLGGIIDSTAAGAL; from the coding sequence ATGACATTGCGTCTAATTTTTGTCCGGCATGGATTGAGTAGTTTTAACAAGGAAGGTCGTATTCAAGGAAGAAACGACCTTTCAACATTAACTAAAGAAGGACAATTACAAGCTGAAGCTGCTGGAAAAACAATTTCTTCTATTCCAATAGATGCAATCTATAGTTCCCCTTTGCAAAGAGCATCAGAAACAACAAAAATCATAATCAAACAACTTAAGGACGACCTTCATGCAACTTATACAGATGAGCTCTTAGAGGTTGACCTTGGGCCTTGGAGTGGTTTAACAAAAAATGAACTAAAAGATCGCTTTCCAGAAGAGCTTTCTGTTTGGCAAAAAAACCCTAAGGAACTAACCATTAATAGAGAAGACGGTACAAAATTCCAACCAATTAAAGAACTCTTACATCAAGCCGAAACTTTCTTAAAAAATTTATTTAATTCTCATTTAGGTTCTAATAAAACGATTGTAATAGTTGCCCATAATGCAATTCTTAGGTGCTTGATACTGAAATTAATTAATGAGCCTTCAAAAGGATTTAAAAGATTGAAGTTAGACAATAGCTCAATCTCAATTTGTAATGTTACTTTTAATGATTGGCGGGATAGACAAGTTCAAATTCAATGTCTAAATAATATCGCTCATTTGTATCCTAGTATTCCCCAAAAAAGTAGTAAAAAAAGAATTATTTTAGTCAGGCATGGTGAAACAGACTGGAATAAACAGGGAAGGTTCCAAGGACAAATTGATATTCCCTTAAATAAAAACGGGAAAGCTCAAGCAAAGGCTGCAAGTGTATTTTTAAAAAATACTATTATAAAAAAAGCTTTTAGTAGTTCTCTATCAAGACCAAAAGAAACAGCTCAGATAATTCTAAATGAACATCCGGGGATCGAAATTTCTGTTAAAGATAACCTCAAAGAGATTGGTCACGGAAAATGGGAAGGAAAGTTGGAGTCTGAGATCAAGTCCGACTGGCCAGATCTTCTTAAAACATGGAAAATCTCTCCTGAAAGAGTTCAAATGCCAGAAGGAGAAAATATAAAAGAAGTCTCCGCGAGATCAATTACCGGTTGGAATGAAATTCGCAAAGATCTAAAAAATGGTGAAACGGCATTGGTTGTAGCTCATGATGCAGTTAACAAAACAATTCTTTGCCATCTATTAGGGTTAATGCCATCAGAAATTTGGATGATAAAACAGGGTAATGGAGGCATTACAGTCATTGACCTCTCAGAAAAAGAAGGTCAACCAGATACAATCATCTGTCTAAATATCACTTCACATTTGGGAGGAATTATCGACTCAACAGCTGCAGGAGCACTTTAA
- a CDS encoding CPBP family intramembrane glutamic endopeptidase gives MRQAKTSWKWAIALFSLLLTVLIWRQGLQESFERPSVAPKISLMQTEMAVSASSAIPESLQDLFLGSEPEEKLYQTLKKIPLEQIEDRQRLLLAVMEESEDEQKLILKTNFKDKNFETIRGYILDRQKGKKLTEFPNIDEIKLDPFLYKISCSNLGFSDEKCINKKYSSLSALRLLTSQLLPFFASFIGCILLIRYAFIFLRKKNTPWPEMIAPPLTLIDMVLLISGGFVVIGEVFFPALIIPITDLLFNNLSSPLKESLRVFIGYCSMTIAPLFIIRYQLMGLVSSGIDGGWLQWKIKPIQAGILKSISGWLMVMPLVLLSGWLMNEIFGDQGGSNPLLELVLGSDEFIPLSLLLITTVLLAPIFEELVFRGILLPVLVSKVGKISGVLLSALIFALAHLSVGELPPLFVLGIGLGLMRLSSGRLFPCALMHSLWNGVTFISLLLVA, from the coding sequence ATGAGACAAGCCAAAACTAGTTGGAAATGGGCCATAGCTTTATTTTCATTGCTTTTAACTGTTCTGATATGGCGACAAGGCTTACAAGAAAGCTTTGAACGACCCTCAGTGGCTCCAAAGATTTCCTTGATGCAAACTGAGATGGCAGTTTCAGCTTCTTCAGCCATACCTGAATCTTTACAAGATTTATTTTTAGGTTCAGAACCCGAAGAAAAACTATATCAAACTCTTAAAAAGATTCCTTTGGAACAAATTGAGGATAGGCAAAGACTCTTATTAGCAGTTATGGAAGAGTCTGAGGATGAGCAGAAATTAATCTTGAAGACAAATTTTAAGGATAAAAATTTTGAAACGATTAGAGGATATATATTAGATAGACAAAAAGGTAAAAAATTAACTGAATTCCCTAATATTGATGAGATTAAATTAGATCCTTTTCTTTATAAAATTTCATGCTCTAATCTGGGTTTTTCGGATGAAAAGTGTATTAATAAAAAATATAGTTCCCTCTCTGCTTTAAGACTCTTAACCTCACAATTACTACCTTTTTTTGCTTCTTTTATAGGATGTATTTTATTGATTAGGTATGCTTTTATTTTCTTAAGAAAGAAAAATACTCCATGGCCAGAAATGATAGCTCCTCCTTTAACATTAATAGATATGGTTCTACTTATTTCTGGCGGTTTTGTTGTTATTGGTGAAGTTTTTTTTCCCGCGTTAATAATACCCATAACTGATTTATTGTTTAATAATTTATCCTCTCCATTAAAAGAGTCTCTCAGAGTATTTATTGGTTACTGCTCAATGACTATAGCTCCTTTATTTATAATTAGATATCAATTAATGGGTCTGGTTTCTTCGGGAATTGATGGAGGATGGTTGCAATGGAAAATCAAACCAATCCAAGCAGGCATTCTTAAATCAATAAGTGGATGGTTAATGGTTATGCCTTTAGTTCTGCTTAGTGGGTGGCTAATGAATGAAATTTTTGGTGATCAGGGTGGAAGTAATCCTTTGTTGGAATTGGTTTTAGGTAGTGATGAATTTATTCCATTGTCTTTGCTTTTGATTACAACCGTTCTTTTAGCTCCAATCTTTGAAGAGTTAGTCTTTAGAGGTATTCTTTTACCAGTATTGGTATCCAAAGTTGGAAAAATCAGCGGAGTTTTATTGAGTGCCTTGATCTTTGCTTTGGCTCATTTAAGTGTAGGGGAATTACCCCCTCTATTCGTTTTAGGAATTGGTCTTGGTTTAATGAGATTGAGTTCAGGAAGGTTATTTCCTTGTGCTCTTATGCATTCTCTTTGGAATGGAGTGACTTTTATTAGCCTGCTATTGGTAGCTTGA
- the pyrH gene encoding UMP kinase, giving the protein MKYSRALIKLSGEALMGEKPYGIDPEIVQSIAKDVSKVVENGTQIAIVVGGGNIFRGLKGSAAGMDRATADYVGMLATVMNAITLQDGLERAGVPTRVQSAIDMQQIAEPYIRRRAIRHLEKGRVVVFGGGCGNPFFTTDTTAALRAAEINAEVVFKATKVDGVYDRDPKKFSDAVKYDNLTFQDVLANEIGVMDSTAIALCKDNKIPIVVFNIFQPGNIAKAISGEPIGSRISNSS; this is encoded by the coding sequence ATGAAATACTCTAGAGCACTTATAAAACTCAGTGGTGAAGCTCTTATGGGAGAAAAACCTTATGGAATTGATCCTGAAATTGTTCAATCTATTGCCAAGGATGTTTCAAAAGTAGTTGAAAATGGAACGCAAATAGCAATTGTGGTTGGCGGGGGAAATATTTTTAGAGGTCTAAAAGGATCTGCGGCAGGTATGGATAGAGCTACTGCTGACTATGTAGGAATGCTTGCAACCGTAATGAATGCAATCACACTTCAAGATGGATTAGAAAGAGCTGGAGTCCCCACAAGAGTTCAATCTGCTATTGATATGCAACAGATTGCTGAACCATACATAAGAAGAAGAGCAATAAGACATCTTGAGAAAGGGAGGGTAGTGGTTTTTGGAGGTGGGTGCGGCAATCCGTTTTTTACAACTGATACCACTGCTGCGCTTAGAGCCGCTGAAATTAACGCAGAAGTTGTTTTCAAAGCTACGAAAGTTGATGGGGTTTACGATCGAGATCCAAAAAAGTTCTCTGATGCTGTCAAATATGACAATCTCACCTTTCAAGATGTATTGGCCAACGAGATAGGAGTAATGGATAGCACTGCTATTGCTCTTTGCAAAGATAATAAAATCCCTATAGTTGTTTTTAATATTTTTCAACCTGGGAACATTGCAAAGGCTATTTCTGGCGAACCAATTGGATCAAGGATATCCAATTCAAGTTAA
- a CDS encoding NAD(P)/FAD-dependent oxidoreductase — translation MTIIDVAIIGGGASGATAAFHLASKSKNVCILEKNISSPEKSCGGGMSAAVQNWFPFKLLPIVDEVITKVEFSWCNTDKVIANLSGSSPFWIVKREKLDSYLLNQALNSGCDILTTFNVVDIKKKSNIWQITALDGRQLEAKAVVIADGSQSPWPKTFNLGPNQQKFASTFSGRISKRGNLRSETARFEFGLVKNGFAWAFPLNNEVNIGIGTFLGNKNSIPVNEILKSFLPDLGFDPSEVIGHEKKLRVWNGQCKLNAEGILLVGDAASLCDPFLAEGLRPALMSGFEAAKSLIYWLDGEVNCLDTYTKTMQKNWGNSMAWGKRISQVFYRFPKVGYQLGIKRPTAPKRIAQILSGEMSYEDIAKRVIKRLVFQN, via the coding sequence TTGACCATCATAGATGTTGCCATTATTGGAGGGGGAGCATCAGGTGCTACTGCGGCATTTCATCTAGCTAGTAAAAGTAAAAATGTATGTATTCTTGAAAAAAATATCTCCTCTCCAGAGAAAAGCTGTGGTGGTGGTATGTCTGCTGCAGTGCAAAATTGGTTTCCTTTTAAACTTTTACCAATAGTTGATGAAGTAATAACAAAAGTAGAGTTTAGTTGGTGCAATACCGACAAAGTGATAGCTAATCTATCTGGATCCTCTCCTTTTTGGATAGTTAAACGTGAAAAGCTCGATTCATACCTATTAAACCAAGCATTAAATTCCGGTTGTGATATATTGACAACTTTTAATGTTGTCGATATAAAAAAAAAGTCTAATATTTGGCAAATTACCGCCCTTGACGGGAGACAACTAGAAGCGAAAGCAGTTGTTATTGCTGATGGATCTCAATCACCATGGCCTAAAACTTTTAATTTAGGTCCAAATCAACAAAAATTTGCTTCTACTTTCTCAGGGAGAATTAGCAAGAGGGGAAACTTAAGGAGTGAAACCGCTAGATTTGAATTTGGCTTAGTAAAGAATGGTTTTGCATGGGCCTTTCCACTAAATAATGAAGTAAATATTGGAATAGGAACTTTTCTAGGTAATAAAAATTCAATTCCAGTTAATGAAATACTTAAATCCTTTCTACCTGATTTAGGTTTTGATCCTTCTGAAGTAATTGGCCATGAAAAAAAATTAAGGGTATGGAATGGCCAGTGTAAATTAAACGCAGAAGGAATTCTTTTAGTTGGAGATGCTGCCTCATTATGTGATCCTTTTTTAGCAGAGGGATTAAGACCTGCTTTGATGAGTGGTTTTGAAGCTGCAAAAAGCCTTATTTATTGGCTGGATGGAGAAGTCAACTGTTTAGATACCTATACAAAAACAATGCAAAAAAACTGGGGGAATTCGATGGCTTGGGGTAAAAGAATTTCTCAAGTGTTTTATCGTTTTCCCAAAGTTGGATACCAATTAGGTATAAAAAGGCCAACTGCTCCAAAAAGAATTGCACAAATTCTTTCAGGTGAGATGAGTTATGAAGACATTGCAAAAAGAGTAATCAAGAGATTAGTCTTTCAGAATTGA
- a CDS encoding peptidoglycan D,D-transpeptidase FtsI family protein → MRSMNSRKKRKTSKVKTPAPLSQSRLRVVFVLLCLGLGGLFLRVGWLQLFRSDQLRALAREVQTEQKNPLGTRRSILDRNGKLVAIDERRFKIWAHPKYFKFPGDSSRTVRKPYEVAKLLSTPLSKSVDEILNKLGNYSSGVKLADGVTPEKANRIKKLGISGIDLEAYPQRLYPHGSLFANVVGFLDIDRRPQAGLELSLDRDLKRQEKTSVIRRGADGTPLPIGVQRGVFDEDQLSLQLTLDVRLQEVAVKEISKQVKKWNAKKGVVIVMDIETGELLALASTPTYDPNKYWDYSPSLFKEWSVQELFEPGSTFKPINLALALEEGVISPNGEVNDDGLVTVGGWPLSNWDRKPNGILTFPEVLQVSSNVGMVKIMNKLNASNYWQWLRRLGIDEIPETDLPGAVSGQIKSKQTFVNQPIEPAVASFGQGFSITPLKLAQLHALIANGGRLVTPHITKGLKGDYESYFNTPSEAKQVLSPEVTNTVLGWMETVVSFYDESGIEVNVPGYRIGGKTGTAQKSQDGLNYNSKICSFVASLPIDDPRYVVLAVIDEPQKPNAYGSTVALPVAKKIIETLLVIEKIPPSISKKEHLAIKS, encoded by the coding sequence ATGAGAAGTATGAATTCTAGAAAGAAGAGAAAGACTTCTAAAGTAAAAACTCCTGCGCCCCTATCACAGTCTAGATTAAGAGTTGTCTTTGTTTTATTATGCCTTGGACTTGGGGGACTTTTTTTAAGAGTAGGTTGGCTTCAACTATTTCGGTCTGATCAATTAAGAGCTCTAGCACGCGAAGTTCAAACAGAACAAAAAAACCCTTTGGGAACACGTCGATCTATTTTAGATAGAAATGGGAAGCTTGTCGCAATAGATGAGAGACGTTTTAAAATCTGGGCTCATCCTAAATATTTTAAGTTTCCTGGTGATTCATCTAGGACAGTGCGTAAACCATATGAAGTAGCAAAACTTCTTTCTACGCCATTATCCAAAAGTGTTGATGAAATTTTGAATAAATTAGGAAATTACTCTTCAGGAGTAAAACTTGCAGACGGGGTAACACCCGAGAAGGCTAATAGAATTAAAAAACTTGGAATCAGTGGTATTGACTTGGAGGCCTATCCTCAAAGGCTTTATCCTCATGGGTCACTTTTTGCAAATGTAGTTGGTTTTTTGGATATAGATAGAAGACCTCAGGCTGGACTGGAATTAAGTTTAGATAGAGATCTAAAGCGTCAAGAGAAAACAAGTGTAATCAGAAGAGGAGCTGATGGAACTCCTTTACCTATAGGTGTTCAACGTGGTGTCTTTGATGAAGATCAACTTAGTCTACAACTAACCTTAGATGTAAGGCTTCAAGAGGTAGCCGTTAAAGAAATAAGTAAGCAAGTAAAGAAGTGGAATGCAAAAAAAGGCGTTGTAATTGTAATGGATATAGAGACCGGAGAACTTTTGGCATTAGCTTCTACACCGACATATGATCCTAATAAATATTGGGATTATTCTCCTTCTCTTTTTAAAGAGTGGTCAGTGCAAGAATTATTTGAACCTGGTTCTACCTTTAAGCCAATTAACTTGGCATTGGCATTGGAGGAGGGAGTTATAAGCCCTAATGGAGAAGTGAATGATGATGGTCTGGTTACAGTAGGAGGATGGCCTCTCTCTAATTGGGATCGAAAACCTAATGGGATATTGACTTTCCCTGAAGTATTACAAGTCTCAAGCAATGTAGGTATGGTTAAGATTATGAATAAATTGAATGCGAGTAATTACTGGCAATGGTTAAGACGCTTGGGCATTGATGAAATACCAGAGACTGACCTTCCTGGAGCAGTCTCTGGCCAAATAAAATCAAAACAGACTTTTGTAAATCAACCCATAGAACCTGCGGTAGCCTCCTTTGGCCAAGGATTTTCTATTACTCCGCTTAAACTAGCTCAATTGCATGCTTTGATTGCGAATGGTGGCAGACTTGTTACGCCTCATATTACTAAAGGCCTGAAAGGTGATTATGAGTCGTATTTCAATACTCCTTCAGAAGCTAAGCAGGTTTTATCTCCTGAGGTTACAAATACTGTTCTTGGATGGATGGAAACTGTTGTCTCCTTTTACGATGAAAGTGGTATTGAGGTAAATGTTCCTGGATATCGAATTGGAGGGAAAACTGGGACGGCACAAAAATCGCAAGATGGTTTGAACTATAATTCAAAAATTTGTAGTTTTGTTGCAAGTCTTCCTATCGATGATCCTCGCTATGTCGTTTTAGCAGTTATTGATGAACCCCAAAAACCAAATGCCTATGGATCAACTGTCGCTCTCCCTGTGGCAAAAAAAATTATTGAGACTTTACTCGTAATAGAAAAAATACCTCCAAGTATTTCTAAAAAAGAACATTTAGCTATCAAAAGCTAA